A portion of the Pseudomonas sp. GR 6-02 genome contains these proteins:
- a CDS encoding ABC transporter permease codes for MNTATLVGKRSGNFYGLGTYLGLAGALLAMVALFSVLSSHFLSYDTFSTLANQIPDLMVLAVGMTFVLIIGGIDLSVGSVLALAASTVSVAILGWGWSVLPAALLGMGAAALAGTITGSITVAWRIPSFIVSLGVLEMARGLAYQMTGSRTAYIGDAFAWLSNPIAFGISPSFIIALLIIFIAQAVLTRTVFGRYLIGIGTNEEAVRLAGINPKPYKILVFSLMGLLAGIAALFQISRLEAADPNAGSGLELQVIAAVVIGGTSLMGGRGSVISTFFGVLIISVLAAGLAQIGATEPTKRIITGAVIVVAVVLDTYRSQRASRRT; via the coding sequence ATGAATACTGCAACTCTGGTCGGCAAACGTAGTGGCAATTTTTACGGCCTCGGCACTTACCTGGGCCTGGCCGGTGCCTTGCTGGCGATGGTCGCGCTGTTCTCTGTGTTGAGCAGCCATTTCCTGTCTTACGACACCTTCAGCACCCTGGCCAATCAGATTCCCGATCTGATGGTGCTGGCGGTCGGCATGACCTTCGTATTGATCATCGGCGGAATCGACTTGTCGGTGGGTTCGGTGCTGGCGCTGGCGGCGTCGACAGTCAGCGTGGCGATTCTCGGCTGGGGCTGGAGCGTGCTGCCGGCGGCGTTGCTGGGAATGGGTGCCGCGGCACTGGCGGGCACCATCACCGGTTCGATTACCGTGGCCTGGCGGATTCCGTCGTTCATCGTGTCCCTCGGTGTGCTGGAAATGGCGCGGGGCCTGGCATACCAGATGACCGGTTCGCGCACCGCTTATATCGGTGATGCCTTCGCCTGGCTGTCCAATCCGATCGCGTTCGGCATCTCGCCGTCGTTCATCATTGCCTTGCTGATTATCTTCATCGCCCAGGCTGTGCTGACCCGTACGGTGTTCGGTCGTTACCTGATCGGCATCGGCACCAATGAAGAAGCGGTGCGTCTGGCGGGGATCAATCCGAAGCCCTACAAGATTCTGGTCTTCAGTCTGATGGGATTGCTGGCCGGTATTGCTGCGTTGTTTCAGATTTCTCGCCTGGAAGCGGCGGACCCGAATGCCGGCTCCGGTCTGGAACTGCAAGTGATCGCTGCGGTGGTGATCGGCGGCACCAGCCTGATGGGCGGGCGCGGTTCGGTGATCAGCACCTTCTTCGGTGTGTTGATCATTTCCGTACTGGCGGCGGGTCTGGCGCAGATCGGCGCGACCGAGCCAACCAAACGCATCATCACCGGTGCGGTTATCGTGGTGGCGGTGGTGCTCGATACCTATCGCAGTCAGCGCGCAAGCCGGCGGACCTGA
- a CDS encoding LacI family DNA-binding transcriptional regulator, whose translation MATIKDVAALAGISYTTVSHVVNKTRPVSEEVRIKVEAAIKSLDYVPSAVARSLKAKTTATIGLLVPNSLNPYFAELARGIEDYCERNGYCVILCNSDDNLDKQRSYLRVLLEKRIDGLIVASAGGDSSLAEGLTGVRTPMVIVDRDLEGVDADLVRIDHEYGAYLATRHLLELGHRDIATIGGPASTSVAQMRLAGYCRALKEAGVEVPRERMLESDFTSTGGYNAAAILLEKNPPSAIFAGNDMIGIGVLRAAAERNIRVPTELSVIGFDDIQMSRYVYPALTTVGQSILQLGEMAAEVLLRRIAAPDLATDQRIVTPSIVLRESTAPLAGVFAQYR comes from the coding sequence ATGGCAACGATCAAGGATGTAGCGGCACTCGCGGGCATTTCCTACACCACGGTTTCCCATGTGGTGAACAAGACGCGGCCAGTCAGTGAGGAAGTGCGGATCAAGGTCGAGGCGGCAATCAAAAGCCTCGACTACGTGCCCAGCGCCGTGGCTCGCTCGTTGAAAGCGAAAACCACCGCGACCATCGGCCTGCTGGTGCCGAACAGCCTCAACCCGTACTTCGCCGAGCTGGCCCGTGGCATCGAGGATTACTGCGAGCGCAATGGCTATTGCGTCATTCTCTGCAATTCCGATGACAACCTGGACAAGCAGCGCAGCTACCTTCGCGTGCTGCTGGAAAAACGCATCGACGGCTTGATCGTAGCGTCTGCCGGTGGTGACAGCAGCCTGGCCGAAGGCCTGACGGGCGTGCGTACGCCGATGGTGATCGTCGACCGTGACCTGGAGGGAGTCGATGCGGACCTGGTGCGCATCGATCACGAATACGGTGCCTATCTGGCGACCCGGCACTTACTGGAGTTGGGGCATCGGGACATCGCCACGATTGGCGGCCCGGCGAGTACCAGCGTGGCGCAGATGCGTCTGGCCGGTTATTGCCGGGCGTTGAAAGAGGCGGGCGTCGAGGTGCCGCGCGAGCGCATGCTGGAAAGCGACTTCACCAGCACCGGCGGTTACAACGCCGCCGCGATCCTGCTGGAAAAGAACCCGCCCAGCGCGATCTTCGCCGGCAACGACATGATCGGCATCGGTGTGTTGCGTGCCGCTGCCGAGCGCAATATTCGTGTGCCCACCGAGTTGTCGGTGATTGGTTTCGACGATATCCAGATGAGCCGTTACGTCTATCCGGCGTTGACCACCGTGGGCCAGTCAATCCTGCAACTTGGCGAGATGGCGGCCGAGGTGTTGCTGCGTCGGATCGCCGCGCCGGATCTGGCGACCGATCAGCGCATCGTGACGCCCAGTATTGTCCTGCGGGAATCGACCGCGCCGCTGGCCGGTGTGTTTGCCCAATATCGCTGA
- the rbsK gene encoding ribokinase, whose protein sequence is MPAKVVVIGSLNMDLVTRAPRLPHGGETLIGQSFATVSGGKGANQAVAAARLGAQVSMVGCVGIDAYGEALRGALLAERIDCQAVSTVEDSSGVALIVVDDNSQNAIVIVAGANGALTPEVIDRFDNVLQKADVIICQLEVPDATVGHALKRGRELGKTVILNPAPASRPLPADWYAAIDYLIPNESEASALSGLPVDSLSTAEAAATRLIAMGAGKVIITLGAQGSLFANGITFEHFPAPKVKAVDTTAAGDTFVGGFAAALAAGKSEAEAIRFGQVAAALSVTRAGAQPSIPTLSDVQAFKAP, encoded by the coding sequence ATGCCAGCAAAAGTAGTGGTAATAGGCAGCCTGAACATGGACCTGGTGACCCGGGCGCCACGGCTGCCCCATGGTGGTGAAACGCTGATCGGCCAGTCATTTGCCACGGTTTCCGGCGGCAAGGGTGCGAACCAGGCCGTGGCCGCGGCGCGGCTGGGAGCGCAGGTGTCGATGGTCGGTTGTGTCGGCATCGATGCTTATGGCGAAGCGCTGCGCGGAGCGCTGTTGGCCGAGCGGATCGATTGCCAGGCCGTCAGTACGGTCGAGGATTCCAGCGGCGTGGCGTTGATCGTGGTCGATGACAACAGTCAGAACGCGATCGTGATTGTTGCTGGTGCCAACGGCGCGCTGACCCCTGAGGTGATCGACCGTTTCGACAACGTATTGCAGAAGGCGGATGTCATCATCTGTCAGCTGGAGGTGCCGGATGCCACGGTCGGCCATGCTTTGAAACGCGGTCGTGAGTTGGGCAAGACCGTGATCCTCAATCCGGCGCCGGCCAGTCGCCCGCTGCCGGCGGATTGGTATGCGGCCATCGATTACCTGATCCCCAACGAAAGCGAAGCGTCGGCCTTGAGCGGTTTGCCGGTGGATTCCCTGAGCACTGCCGAAGCCGCCGCGACCCGCTTGATCGCCATGGGCGCCGGTAAGGTGATCATCACCCTTGGCGCTCAGGGATCGCTGTTCGCCAATGGCATCACCTTCGAGCATTTCCCGGCACCGAAAGTGAAAGCAGTCGATACCACCGCGGCCGGCGACACGTTTGTCGGTGGTTTCGCAGCGGCCCTGGCGGCCGGCAAAAGCGAGGCCGAGGCGATCCGTTTCGGTCAGGTCGCCGCTGCGCTGTCGGTCACCCGGGCTGGCGCGCAACCTTCGATTCCTACCTTGTCCGACGTACAGGCGTTTAAAGCACCATGA
- the rbsD gene encoding D-ribose pyranase → MKKTPLLNVALSRLIASLGHGDTVVIGDAGLPVPPGVELIDLALTHGIPDFISTLKVVLSEMQVESHVLAHEILDKKPSALSVLDELNAEGALGRRELISHEQFKALSRQARAIVRTGECQPYCNIVLVAGVTF, encoded by the coding sequence ATGAAAAAGACACCTTTGCTCAACGTCGCGTTGTCGCGGCTGATCGCATCCCTGGGTCATGGCGACACCGTTGTGATCGGCGATGCCGGCTTGCCAGTACCGCCCGGCGTCGAGTTGATTGACCTGGCCTTGACCCATGGCATTCCGGATTTCATCAGTACCTTGAAGGTTGTGCTCAGCGAAATGCAGGTCGAAAGCCATGTGCTGGCCCATGAAATTCTCGATAAAAAACCGTCGGCCTTAAGCGTGCTGGATGAACTGAATGCCGAAGGTGCGCTTGGCCGGCGCGAGCTGATCAGTCATGAACAATTCAAGGCGCTCAGCCGACAAGCGAGGGCGATTGTTCGTACAGGCGAATGTCAGCCGTACTGCAACATCGTTTTGGTGGCTGGCGTAACGTTCTAA
- a CDS encoding nucleoside hydrolase produces the protein MHRYAQKLHHLLRSLLLLSLITATSAYAAEKIDLIIDTDPGADDVVALLFALASPEELNIRALTTVAGNVRLDKTSRNARLAREWAGREEVPVYAGAPKPLMRTPIYAENIHGKEGLSGVTVHEPKKGLAEGNAVNYLIDTLKAAKPHSITIAMLGPQTNLALALIQEPEIVQGIKEVVIMGGAHFNGGNITPVAEFNLFADPQAAEVVLKSGVKLTYLPLDVTHKILTSEARLKQIAALNNNASKLVGDILNEYVKGDMEHYGIPGGPVHDATVIAYLLKPELFTGRSVNVVVDSREGPTFGQTVVDWYDGLKAPKNAFWVENGDAQGFFDLLTQRLARLK, from the coding sequence ATGCATCGCTATGCTCAGAAACTGCATCACCTGCTTCGGAGTCTGCTGCTTTTGTCCCTGATTACCGCAACAAGCGCCTACGCGGCGGAAAAGATCGACTTGATCATCGACACCGATCCAGGTGCCGACGACGTGGTCGCCTTGCTGTTTGCCCTGGCCTCGCCGGAAGAGTTGAACATTCGTGCGCTGACCACCGTCGCTGGCAACGTGCGTCTGGACAAGACCTCGCGTAATGCGCGTCTGGCCCGTGAATGGGCAGGGCGTGAGGAGGTGCCGGTGTACGCGGGGGCGCCGAAACCGCTGATGCGCACGCCGATCTATGCCGAAAACATCCACGGCAAGGAAGGTCTGTCCGGTGTCACCGTGCATGAGCCGAAGAAAGGCCTGGCCGAAGGCAATGCAGTCAACTACCTGATCGATACCCTGAAGGCCGCCAAACCCCACAGCATCACCATCGCCATGCTCGGCCCTCAGACCAACCTGGCCCTGGCGCTGATCCAGGAGCCAGAAATCGTTCAGGGCATCAAGGAAGTGGTGATCATGGGCGGTGCGCACTTCAATGGTGGCAACATCACCCCGGTGGCCGAGTTCAATCTGTTCGCTGACCCGCAGGCGGCGGAAGTGGTGCTGAAGAGTGGCGTCAAACTGACCTATCTGCCGCTGGACGTGACCCACAAGATCCTCACCAGTGAAGCGCGCCTGAAGCAGATCGCCGCACTGAACAACAATGCCAGCAAACTGGTGGGCGATATTCTCAACGAATACGTCAAAGGTGACATGGAGCACTACGGCATTCCGGGTGGCCCGGTGCATGACGCCACGGTCATCGCTTACCTGCTCAAGCCGGAACTGTTTACCGGTCGCTCGGTAAACGTGGTGGTCGACAGTCGCGAAGGGCCGACCTTCGGTCAGACCGTTGTCGACTGGTATGACGGCCTGAAGGCACCGAAGAATGCCTTCTGGGTTGAAAATGGCGACGCCCAGGGCTTCTTCGATCTGCTGACCCAGCGCCTGGCTCGCTTGAAGTAA
- a CDS encoding I78 family peptidase inhibitor — MPWKLASLGTLLAATLLAGCSSTSTESAKDPVATDTGHSRCEAKAAEFTIGKKASPELLEQARTRAGAQNARFLKPDDMVTLEYRSDRLNLSTDSNLVVTRVNCG, encoded by the coding sequence ATGCCTTGGAAGCTCGCATCATTGGGTACGTTGTTGGCCGCCACTCTGCTGGCCGGTTGCAGCAGTACGTCCACCGAGTCGGCAAAGGACCCTGTGGCGACCGATACCGGCCACAGCCGTTGTGAAGCAAAGGCTGCCGAATTCACCATTGGCAAAAAGGCTTCGCCCGAATTGCTGGAGCAGGCGCGTACCCGTGCAGGCGCGCAGAATGCCCGGTTTCTCAAGCCTGATGACATGGTGACTCTGGAGTACCGCTCCGATCGCCTGAACCTGAGCACCGACAGCAATCTGGTGGTCACCCGCGTCAACTGCGGCTGA
- a CDS encoding cold-shock protein, whose protein sequence is MSNRQTGTVKWFNDEKGFGFITPQGGGDDLFVHFKAIESDGFKSLKEGQTVSFVAEKGQKGMQAAQVRPE, encoded by the coding sequence ATGTCTAATCGCCAAACCGGCACCGTTAAATGGTTCAACGATGAAAAAGGCTTCGGCTTCATCACTCCTCAAGGTGGCGGTGACGACCTGTTCGTACACTTCAAAGCTATCGAAAGCGACGGTTTCAAAAGCCTGAAAGAAGGCCAAACCGTTTCCTTCGTGGCTGAGAAAGGCCAAAAGGGTATGCAAGCTGCACAAGTTCGCCCAGAGTAA
- the thrS gene encoding threonine--tRNA ligase, producing the protein MPTITLPDGSQRSFDHPVSVAEVAASIGAGLAKATVAGKVNGKLVDASDIIDSDSSLQIITPKDEEGLEIIRHSCAHLVGHAVKQLYPTAKMVIGPVIEEGFYYDIAFERPFTPDDLAAIEQRMQQLIEKDYDVIKKVTPRAEVIEVFKARGEDYKLRLVEDMPNEQAMGLYYHEEYVDMCRGPHVPNTRFLKSFKLTKLSGAYWRGDAKNEQLQRVYGTAWADKKQLAAYIQRIEEAEKRDHRKIGKRLGLFHTQEESPGMVFWHPNGWTLYQVLEQYMRKVQRDNGYLEIKTPQVVDRSLWEKSGHWANYADNMFTTQSENRDYAIKPMNCPCHVQVFNQGLKSYRELPMRLAEFGACHRNEPSGALHGIMRVRAFTQDDAHIFCTEEQMQAESAAFIKLTMDVYADFGFKEVEMKLSTRPEKRVGSDELWDRAEAALAAALDSAGLPYDLQPGEGAFYGPKIEFSLKDCLGRVWQCGTLQLDFNLPVRLGAEYVSEDNSRKHPVMLHRAILGSFERFVGILIEHYEGAFPAWLAPTQAVIMNITDKQADFAAEVEKTLNESGFRAKSDLRNEKIGFKIREHTLLKVPYLLVIGDREVEMQTVAVRTREGADLGSMPVAQFAEFLAQAVSRRGRPDSE; encoded by the coding sequence ATGCCAACTATTACTCTTCCCGACGGCAGTCAACGTTCATTCGATCACCCGGTTTCCGTAGCCGAGGTCGCCGCATCCATCGGTGCAGGCCTGGCCAAGGCCACCGTAGCCGGCAAGGTCAATGGCAAGCTGGTCGACGCCAGCGACATCATCGACAGCGATTCTTCGCTGCAAATCATTACGCCAAAGGATGAAGAGGGGCTGGAGATCATTCGCCACTCTTGCGCCCACCTGGTTGGCCACGCGGTCAAGCAGCTGTACCCGACGGCCAAGATGGTCATCGGTCCGGTCATCGAAGAAGGCTTCTATTACGATATCGCCTTCGAGCGTCCTTTCACGCCTGACGACCTGGCCGCCATCGAACAGCGCATGCAGCAGCTGATCGAGAAAGATTACGACGTGATCAAGAAAGTCACTCCGCGCGCCGAAGTGATCGAAGTGTTCAAGGCTCGCGGCGAAGACTACAAACTGCGCCTGGTCGAAGACATGCCGAACGAGCAGGCCATGGGTCTGTACTATCACGAAGAATACGTCGACATGTGCCGCGGTCCGCACGTGCCGAACACGCGCTTCCTGAAATCCTTCAAGCTGACCAAGCTGTCCGGCGCCTACTGGCGTGGCGATGCCAAGAACGAGCAATTACAGCGCGTTTACGGCACCGCATGGGCGGACAAGAAGCAGCTGGCGGCTTACATCCAGCGCATCGAAGAAGCTGAAAAGCGCGATCACCGCAAGATCGGCAAGCGTCTGGGCCTGTTCCACACCCAGGAAGAGTCGCCGGGCATGGTGTTCTGGCACCCGAACGGCTGGACGCTGTACCAGGTGCTCGAGCAGTACATGCGCAAGGTTCAGCGCGACAATGGTTACCTGGAGATCAAGACTCCACAAGTCGTTGACCGCAGCCTGTGGGAGAAATCCGGGCACTGGGCCAACTACGCCGACAACATGTTCACCACGCAGTCGGAAAACCGCGACTACGCCATCAAGCCGATGAACTGCCCGTGCCACGTGCAGGTGTTCAATCAGGGCCTGAAAAGCTACCGCGAGCTGCCGATGCGTCTGGCCGAGTTCGGTGCCTGCCACCGTAACGAGCCGTCGGGTGCACTGCACGGCATCATGCGTGTTCGCGCCTTCACTCAGGACGATGCTCACATCTTCTGTACTGAAGAGCAGATGCAGGCCGAATCCGCCGCGTTCATCAAGCTGACCATGGACGTTTATGCCGACTTTGGCTTTAAAGAAGTCGAAATGAAACTGTCCACTCGTCCGGAAAAACGCGTCGGTTCCGACGAGTTGTGGGATCGCGCCGAAGCGGCATTGGCCGCAGCCCTTGATAGTGCGGGCCTGCCGTACGATCTGCAGCCGGGCGAGGGTGCGTTCTACGGTCCGAAGATCGAGTTCTCGCTGAAAGATTGCCTCGGCCGTGTCTGGCAGTGTGGTACCCTTCAGCTCGATTTTAACCTGCCTGTCCGTCTGGGAGCCGAATACGTCTCCGAAGACAACAGTCGCAAGCACCCGGTGATGTTGCATCGGGCGATCCTGGGTTCCTTCGAGCGCTTCGTCGGAATTCTGATCGAGCACTACGAGGGTGCATTCCCCGCGTGGCTGGCGCCGACCCAGGCAGTGATTATGAATATCACTGATAAACAAGCCGATTTTGCCGCAGAGGTTGAAAAAACTCTCAACGAAAGCGGATTTCGTGCCAAGTCTGACTTGAGAAATGAAAAGATCGGCTTTAAAATCCGCGAGCATACTTTGCTCAAGGTTCCCTATCTCTTGGTTATCGGAGATCGGGAAGTCGAGATGCAGACTGTCGCTGTGCGTACTCGTGAAGGTGCTGACCTGGGCTCGATGCCCGTCGCCCAGTTCGCTGAGTTTCTCGCGCAAGCGGTTTCCCGGCGTGGTCGCCCAGATTCGGAGTAA
- the infC gene encoding translation initiation factor IF-3 produces MIIKREMRQDKRAAPKAPINENISAREVRLIGAEGEQLGIVSIEDALLKAEEAKLDLVEISADAVPPVCKLMDYGKSIFEKKKQIAAAKKNQKQIQVKEIKFRPGTEEGDYQVKLRNLVRFLSDGDRAKVSLRFRGREMAHQELGMELLKRVEGDLLEYGSVEQHPKMEGRQLIMVIAPKKKK; encoded by the coding sequence ATTATTATTAAGCGTGAAATGAGACAAGATAAACGAGCTGCACCGAAAGCCCCGATCAACGAGAATATCTCGGCACGCGAGGTTCGGTTAATTGGGGCTGAAGGTGAACAGCTTGGGATTGTGTCAATTGAAGACGCGCTTCTTAAGGCTGAAGAGGCCAAACTGGATTTGGTGGAAATTTCCGCCGATGCAGTACCCCCTGTTTGCAAACTGATGGACTACGGCAAATCGATCTTCGAAAAGAAGAAGCAGATTGCCGCGGCCAAGAAAAACCAGAAGCAGATTCAGGTTAAAGAAATCAAGTTTCGTCCAGGGACGGAGGAAGGGGATTACCAGGTAAAACTGCGCAACCTGGTACGTTTCCTGAGTGACGGGGACAGGGCCAAGGTATCCTTGCGATTCCGCGGCCGTGAGATGGCCCACCAGGAGCTGGGGATGGAACTCCTCAAGCGAGTTGAAGGTGACTTGCTCGAGTACGGTTCGGTCGAACAGCATCCTAAGATGGAAGGACGCCAGCTGATCATGGTCATCGCCCCGAAAAAGAAGAAGTAA
- the rpmI gene encoding 50S ribosomal protein L35, producing MPKMKTKSGAAKRFLKTANGIKHKHAFKSHILTKMSTKRKRQLRGSSLLHPSDVAKVERMLRLR from the coding sequence ATGCCAAAAATGAAAACGAAAAGTGGTGCTGCTAAGCGGTTTTTGAAAACTGCTAACGGTATCAAGCACAAGCACGCTTTCAAGAGCCACATCCTGACTAAAATGTCGACCAAGCGTAAGCGTCAACTGCGCGGTAGCAGCTTGCTGCATCCGTCTGACGTGGCAAAAGTCGAGCGCATGCTGCGCCTTCGTTAA
- the rplT gene encoding 50S ribosomal protein L20, which yields MARVKRGVIARKRHKKILKLAKGYYGARSRVFRVAKQAVIKAGQYAYRDRRQKKRQFRALWIARINAGARINGLSYSRFIAGLKKASIEIDRKVLADLAVNEKAAFAAIVEKAKATLA from the coding sequence ATGGCTCGTGTAAAGCGTGGCGTCATTGCCCGTAAACGTCACAAAAAAATTCTGAAACTTGCTAAAGGCTACTACGGCGCTCGCTCGCGCGTATTCCGTGTTGCCAAGCAAGCGGTAATCAAGGCAGGCCAATACGCCTACCGTGACCGTCGTCAGAAAAAACGTCAGTTCCGCGCTCTGTGGATCGCTCGTATCAACGCTGGTGCACGTATCAACGGTCTGTCCTACAGCCGTTTCATCGCCGGCCTGAAAAAAGCGTCCATCGAGATCGACCGTAAGGTTCTGGCTGATCTGGCAGTGAACGAAAAAGCGGCGTTTGCTGCGATTGTCGAGAAAGCTAAAGCCACCTTGGCTTAA
- the pheS gene encoding phenylalanine--tRNA ligase subunit alpha: MENLDALVSQALEAVQSAEDINALEQIRVHYLGKKGELTQVMKTLGNLPAEERPQVGALINVAKERVTEVLNARKALFEEADLAAKLAAESIDVTLPGRGQTSGGLHPVTRTLERIEQFFTHIGYGIAEGPEVEDDYHNFEALNIPGHHPARSMHDTFYFNANMLLRTHTSPVQVRTMESKQPPIRIVCPGRVYRSDSDITHSPMFHQVEGLLVDRDINFADLKGTIEEFLRVFFEKELAVRFRPSYFPFTEPSAEVDMECVMCSGKGCRVCKQTGWLEVMGCGMVHPNVLRMSGIDPEEFSGFAFGMGVERLAMLRYGVNDLRLFFDNDLRFLAQFR, from the coding sequence ATGGAAAACCTGGATGCGCTCGTCTCTCAAGCACTAGAGGCTGTGCAAAGCGCTGAAGATATCAATGCCCTGGAGCAAATCCGGGTTCACTACCTTGGCAAAAAGGGTGAATTGACTCAGGTGATGAAGACCCTGGGGAATTTGCCGGCAGAAGAGCGTCCGCAAGTCGGCGCGCTGATCAACGTTGCCAAGGAGCGTGTCACAGAGGTTCTCAATGCGCGCAAGGCGTTGTTCGAGGAGGCCGATCTTGCGGCCAAGCTCGCCGCCGAATCCATTGACGTGACCCTGCCTGGCCGCGGCCAGACCTCAGGCGGTCTGCATCCGGTTACCCGGACTCTGGAACGTATCGAGCAGTTCTTCACCCACATTGGCTACGGCATCGCCGAAGGTCCTGAGGTTGAAGACGATTACCACAACTTCGAAGCGCTCAACATCCCAGGCCATCACCCGGCCCGGTCGATGCATGACACCTTCTATTTCAATGCCAACATGTTGCTGCGCACCCATACCTCGCCGGTACAGGTCCGCACCATGGAATCGAAACAGCCGCCGATCCGCATCGTCTGCCCAGGCCGTGTGTACCGTAGCGACTCCGATATCACCCACTCGCCGATGTTCCACCAGGTCGAAGGCCTGTTGGTCGACCGCGATATCAACTTCGCCGACCTGAAAGGGACCATCGAAGAGTTCCTGCGCGTGTTCTTCGAAAAAGAACTGGCCGTGCGTTTCCGTCCTTCGTACTTCCCGTTCACCGAGCCATCCGCCGAAGTCGACATGGAATGCGTGATGTGCAGCGGTAAAGGCTGCCGTGTCTGCAAGCAGACTGGCTGGCTGGAAGTCATGGGCTGCGGCATGGTTCACCCGAACGTGCTGCGTATGTCCGGGATCGACCCGGAAGAGTTTTCGGGCTTTGCCTTCGGCATGGGCGTTGAGCGTCTGGCCATGCTGCGTTACGGCGTGAACGACTTGCGTCTGTTCTTCGACAACGACTTGCGGTTCCTCGCGCAATTTCGCTAG